TTCGTAGGCGCCGTAATCCCATTCCGTCAGGTCGGGATCAATCTCCATGCGCGGAGCAAGCCCCACGATCTCGCAGGTCTTGCGGGCTCGTTGAAGCGGACTGCTCCAGACGCGCGAGAAGGCGCGATGCTCGACGATCGGCGCAAGGCCGCGCGCCATTCGTTCACCGTCGGGCGTGAGAGGAAGATCGGTCCGACTGGTGTGACGACCGGTGCGGCTCCACTCCGTCTCCGCATGTCGGATGAGCCAGATGAAGGGTGCGGTCATGACCCGTTCATCCGCCCGATCGCGGGGTGGGTGCCATCAGCGAGTCGCGGTGGTAGATGAGTCGCAGGCCGCGGGGGCCGGAGAAGCGAAGCTCATGATCGGTCACGGTGCACTCAAGGAGCGCGTCGAAGAGCCGCGGCGGCGGATCGACCACGATGCGAACACCGCCGGTTGCGCGGCGCCATGATCCGCGTCGACCGCTGTCGGTGGCGAGCAGAGTTCCATCGCGGGAGAGGATGATCGTGCGGCCGATCATCTCCTCCGGGTTGCTCTCACTGTCGCGTCCGCTGGCTGACGCGCGCTCATCGAGCACCCACCGGCCGATGATCGGATCGATCGAGAGCCTCGCCCCGGAGTCCTGCGGTCGCGGGGCCGTCGGCGTTTCACTGCGGGTGTCGGGCGCCGATGTCTTGCCCCTGGTGGACCCACTCGAGTCGCAGCCGACCGCGAGTGGAGCGAGCAGAAGCAGCATGGCAATCGCACGCATCGAAGGGGCATGGTACCCCACCGCCCCCGAGAAGCGGTCGGCACACTGAGAGTTCGCTCATGTTTCGCTGACTGACGGACTTCGTCGGCGCGTCACCCTGTGTGGCCCCGGGTGAGGCCCGCCCTCACGCGCGCTCGGTGATCGGCAGCACCGGCGGCATCGGCGCGCCCAGAAGCGCCACGGCGGCCCGGAGCACCTCCGCTTCGGAGACGGTCACCACTTCGTCGCTCGCCACGCACTCGGTCGCTGCGGAGACCACGAGGTCGCGATCCACGGCACGAAGTCCAGCGAGTTCCTTGATGGCCGCGTCGAGGCGGTCGAGCGTGCAGCTCTCACGCGATGGCAACGGCGGAGCGGGAATGCCCGCGGCAATGTAGCCCGCCATGAACGCGGCGTTTGCGCTCTCAGCGTCACGCGCGCCGCTCCAGGCGAGCGTGCCAAGGAGTTGCGCGAGCGCTGGAAGGCTCTGCGCGAGCCGGGCGCCGCCACCGGCTGGCTCTCGGAAGGGCTCGAAGGCGCGACGAAGCACGGCGCGCGTCGCCCACTCGAAGAGATTGAGTTGCTGATCGACGGCGATGAGATCTCGCACCGCTTCCGCGAGCACCTTCTCCTGGCTTGCAGAAAGTTGCCGCAGCGAAGGAACACAGAGATCGACCAGCGGCAGTCGAAGGTCCCGTGGAATGCGATCAATCGTCGGCGCGAGGCGCAGCGTGAGTTCCGCCATTCCCTCGCACCCCGGGCGACGGAGCAGGTCGATCTGCCGCTGGCGCACTCCCGGCTCATCGGAGAGGAGAAGCGCCGCAATGACGGAGCGGGCATCGAAGGGTTCATGCGCTGCGTTGACGACACCGGCTGGCAGGCGCGCCCGAACGGCGCGGGCGAACTCAATGGCCTGCGGCTCGACCGAGCCGATCACCCCGGACGCATGCTCGATAGGTGCCCGGCCGCGAGCCGAACTTGCAAGCGCGCTCACGAGCGGCGACGCAGGGTGAACTCCCTCGTCGCCCGCCGAGGCGTCGGTGCCGGTCGGTGAGCTCGCGCGCGCGCCTCCAAACTCCGCGAGCGCCTCGGGCGACGGCCTTGATGGCGTCATGCGTCCGCCCTTCAGTTCGGCGGCGACCTCCGCCACGGGTCGTCGCTCGATCCGCGCGATGCGCTCGGCCAGCGGGGGGTGGGTGGCGAACATTGAATCAAGCGCGCTGGCGAAGAACATGTGACTCATCTCGGCGACGCCATCCCGATCCATCCGGTTGGAACTGATGGTGGCGATGCGACGCAGCGCGCTGGCGATCCCCTCAGGATTCCGCGTGAACTGCACGGCGCTCGCATCGGCAAGGAACTCGCGCTGCCGGCTCACGGCGGACTGCATCAGCCGTCCAAAGAGCTGTCCGATCCAGCCGATGATCATCAATCCCGCGCCCGCCACGAGGATGATGAGCAGAATCGCGCCGCCGCTGTTCTTGTTACCGCCGCTGCTGCGCACGCGCATGCCGCGCGAGGAGTGGAACATCACGCGCATCAGGGTGGCCCCCACCAGCGCCAGCACGCCGAGGCCGAAAATGGCCGAGATCAGCCTGATGTTCAGGCGCATGTCGCCGTTCAGGATGTGGCTGTACTCATGCGCGATCACGCCCTGCATCTCGTCGCGCGAGAAGGCGGTGAGCGCACCTTGCGTGACACCGATGACCGCCTGTTCCGGTCGATAGCCCGCAGCAAAGGCGTTGATGCTCGGATCGGGTATCAGGTAGACGGGCGGCACGGGCACGCCACTGGCGATCGCCATCTCTTCGACGATGTTGATGACGCGGCGCTCCGCGGGATTGCGCGTGGCGGGGTCGATGAGGCGCCCGCCGAGCGACTCGGCGACGGCGCCGCCACCTGATGAGAGTTGGGAGTGCTTGAAGAGCCAGCCGAGGCCGACGATGAAGAGCGCGACGAGGGTGCTCACGCCGAAGAGCCCGGTGTGAAGGACTGGGTCGTCCATGCCCTCGCCGTGGAGCATTACGGCGCCGATGATGAGTCCGATGAAGTAAGTCGACGCAATCAGCGCCGACACCCCCAGCACAAAGAGGATGACCAGCCTTCCGCTGCGCTTGCGGGCCTGCGCCTGGTGCTCGAAGAAGTTCATCGCCATGCCGGGCCCGCTCGATCAGAGCTTCACGGAGGGAAGAGCGCGGGCGGAGTCATCCGCCTGATAGAGCGCCGACTCGGCGAAACCGAAGAGTCCGGCGACGAGGTTCTGTGGGAAGACCTGACGCGCGGTGTTGTAGGTCATGACGGAGTCGTTGTAGGACTGTCGCGCGAAGGCGACTCGATTCTCGGTGGAGACGAGCTCTTCCTGGAGCTGCATGACATTCTGGCTCGCCTTCAGGTCGGGATAGCGCTCCACCAGCCCGAAGAGGCGGCCCACGGCGCCGTCGAGTGTCATGTTGGCGGCGGCGAGCGCGCCGATCGCCGCGACATCGCCTGGTGCTGCGGTCAGCGCCGCCTGCATCGCCTGCGTCGCGTTGGCGCGGGCGGCGATGACCGCTTCGAGCGTCTCTCGCTCGTGCGCCATATAGCCCTGCACGGCGCTGACCAGATTCGGAATCAGGTCGTAGCGACGACGGAGCTGCACATCAATCTGCGAGAAGGCATTCGCCACGCGAACTCGCAGCGTGACCAGCCGGTTGTAGATGAGCGCGAGCACCACGAGCGGCACCACCACCACCAGCGTGAGGCCGAGAATGACGATCGCCGCCGGTCCGAGCAGCGCCAAGGTCGTGACGGTGAGTGGCACGGCCGCGGAGTTGTACCGCGCCGCGCGGCCGAACGACCCTTCGCTCGAAGGCACTCACGCCTTCGGCGAGGGGTCGTCTCGGGAGAGTGCACGCGGCATGAACCGATCGGGCGACCATGGAAGGTTCGTTTGACCGACCGTGGTCCGCGTGCGGTGTGCCCTTTCTCAAAGGGCATCTGAGACAAGAGATTGCATCGAGCCCGGCGCTTCGCAAGAGCTCGGCGATGGAATCGCGCGAAATTGATCAGGTTGCGACGATCAGCCGCGCGTCGAGTCCGGTCCCGTGGGCGACGCGGAGGCTTCTCGGTCGCCCGCGCCGAGCCGATCGCGAACCAGGTGCTCGACCGCGTCGACGGCGGCGGCAAGATCGTCGTTCACCACGAACGCGTCGTAGGTGCCTTCGCGCCGCGCGCGGGCCATCTCGTGCGTGGCCTCGGCGAAGCGTCGTTCGATCGCGGCGGCGTCATCGCGGCGGCGCGACTCAAGGCGCCGTCTGAGTTCCGCCTCGCTCGGCGGCAGGATGAAGACCGAGAAGGCGGCGGGGCGCTTCTGGCGCACGCTTTCGGCGCCTTGAACATCGATGTCGAGCACCGCGATGCGCCCCTGGGCCACGGCCTGATCGACGGGCTCCGCCGGGGTGCCATACCAGTGCCGTCCGAAGACCTGCGCGTGCTCCAGGAAGCGACCCGTGTCGATCCACTTCTGGAAGGTCGCCTGATCGATGAACCAGTAATCCACGCCGTCACGCTCGATGTCCGACTTCGGGCGCGTGGTGGCCGAGACGCTGAAGTAGCCGTCGAACCGGCGCACGATCTCGCGCACGATGGTCGTTTTGCCCACCCCCGATGGCCCCGAGATGACCAGCAGCAGTCCGGCGCGGCTCATGCGCGCGATGGTACCCGCGCGTCTTCGTCATCGTCATGCCTTGGTGCCCTTGAGCGGTGCACACCATCGGCGCCACTCGAGCCTCCGCGCTACTCCACGATCGTCGCCCGATGGAGCAGGGTCCAGCCCGCGGGCCGAAACGCGGGGAAGCGACCCATGGTCCCGATGAGGGCGCGCACCTGATCCTGGTCGAGCAGGAGCGGCTCATCGTCAGTCGACGACTTCGAACCCCGGGGCGCGGAGTTGACCGGGAGCGCGCCGGGCGCGCCCCACCGGCGCAGGTGCTCGAGCGAGAACGCTCGCTCCCGCAGCGCCCACGATCCGCTGCGCTCGGCGATCTCGAGCACCTTGTTCGTGAAGATCCCCAGCGCGAGGTTCTGCGACTCGCCCTCGAGGTGCGCGAGTGCCAGATTCGCGCCATAGACGCACCACCAGCCCCATGCTTCAAGCATGGGCCCGGGCGTGCAGGTCAATGGATCAATCACGGCATCGAGGCCGCCCATGATCTGGTCGATACCGCGCTCCGCGGCGAGCATGCCCGTCTCGACTTCACACTCCACGATGCCGCCGCGCGCCGTGTGGGCGGCAGCAAGAAGGTGTTCAAGGTCGGCGCCGTCAATGGTGAGCACGACGGCGTCGACTCCCTCGACACCCTCGATGAGATCGCGGCATGCGGCCTTGGCCAGCACGGGTTTCATTTCAGGCTGCATGCGCATCAGCCGTCGCTGGGCATGACCGCGCACGACGCGTGCAAGCGCCACCGCGCCTGCGGCATCAGCGGGAAGATCGCCGCGCTCCTGCTGACGGAGCAGTTCCGACGCGAGCGCCCGCGCCTCGGCGAGGTGCCAGAGCGTGAAGTGCACCTGCGCGAGTTCCGCGTGCACTTGCGCCCGATCCAAGCGTGACAGCGAACCATCGAGCAGCGCTTGCTGAAGGAGCGAGACAGCCATGTGCTCGAGGCCCTGCCGCCGGCAAGCCCGAGCGCGCTCTCCAAGCGAGCCGGGCGCATGCGGTGAACCTGGCGCGCCGGGAGCCGCGGACGCATTGTCGAGAGAGCCCTCGAACAGTCCCGGGACAGCGCCCTCGGCGCCCCAGAGGCAATCGGCGACATCACCCACGGGCCACTCGAGCAGGCGCGCGATGCCGACCACCAGATCGAGCTTCGGGTTCCCGCTCTCGGGAATCATCTTGGCGGGTTCCCGACCGAGAGCAGCGGCGACCTCCTGTCGAGTCCAGCCGCGATAGAGACGGGCGAGATCGATCACATGCACCAGGCGATCACGACGACACTCAAGAATGGCCATTGCAAACTCCTTCGCTTGGCGTGCCGCGCGATGGACCGCGCCCCACGCGTCGGACCCGATCGGTCCCGACAAACCCGCCCACGAGCGAACTGAATAGCGGAGGCCTGGTGCGCGTCGAATGGCGCTGGCGGAACTTCAACGACAGCCGATCGCATTGGCCGCTGCGCGCGACAGCCGAAATCGGGACCTGCGGCGTGGAACGCGCGTGGATGGCGCGTGGACGAGCGGTCGATCAGGCGTGGATCATGCGGCCTTCGATGCCGAGCGCCGCCTCGTGGATCGACTCGGCCATCGTCGGATGCGCATGCAGCGTGCTGATGATGTCCTCGGCGGTTGCTTCGAGGCGCCGCGCGAGGCAGATCTCATGAATGAGCTCGCTCGCATCCTCACCGAAGATGTGCGCGCCGAGGATCTCGCCATAGGGCTCGCTCGCGACGATCTTGACGAAGCCCTCGTTGGCGCCGACAGCGATCGCCTTGCCATGCGCCTTGAGCGTGTACTTGCCGATCTTGAGCTTCAGGCCCTTGGCCTTCGCGTCGCGCTCGGTAAGTCCGACGGAAGCGATCTGCGGATTGCAGTAAGTGCACCCGGGGATCGACGCGTAGTCGATGCCCAGCGTGTGATGACCCGCCATGCGCTCGACGGCGGTCACGGCCTCTTCGCTCGCCACATGCGCGAGCCACGGCGGTCCGATGACATCGCCGATCGCGTAGATGCCGGCAACGCTCGTCTGGTAGGTCGGTTCCTTCTTCTCGCGATAGTCCGTCCAGATGTGGTCCTTCTCGATGCGAATGCCGAGCGAGGCATCGAAGAGTCCGTCGTAGCGCCCCTTGACGCCGATCGCCACCAGCACCACCTCGGCCTCGATCTTCTGCGACTTCGATGCGTCCTTTGCGTCGACGAGCGTGACGGTGGCGCCGCCCTTCTTCTTCTCGACGCTCTTGACGGTGGTGCCAAGATGGAAGGTCATGCCCTGCTTCTCGAAGACGCGCTTGGCTGCGGCGGAGATGTCGTCATCTTCTACTGGGAGAATGCGATCCATCATCTCGACGACCGTGACCTTGGTGCCGAAGGCGTTGTAGAAGTAGGCGAACTCCATGCCGATCGCGCCCGATCCGACGATGACCATCGAGGCCGGTCGCTTCGGCAGGTTCATCGCC
This is a stretch of genomic DNA from Phycisphaeraceae bacterium. It encodes these proteins:
- a CDS encoding LemA family protein; the protein is MLGPAAIVILGLTLVVVVPLVVLALIYNRLVTLRVRVANAFSQIDVQLRRRYDLIPNLVSAVQGYMAHERETLEAVIAARANATQAMQAALTAAPGDVAAIGALAAANMTLDGAVGRLFGLVERYPDLKASQNVMQLQEELVSTENRVAFARQSYNDSVMTYNTARQVFPQNLVAGLFGFAESALYQADDSARALPSVKL
- a CDS encoding M48 family metallopeptidase, translated to MAMNFFEHQAQARKRSGRLVILFVLGVSALIASTYFIGLIIGAVMLHGEGMDDPVLHTGLFGVSTLVALFIVGLGWLFKHSQLSSGGGAVAESLGGRLIDPATRNPAERRVINIVEEMAIASGVPVPPVYLIPDPSINAFAAGYRPEQAVIGVTQGALTAFSRDEMQGVIAHEYSHILNGDMRLNIRLISAIFGLGVLALVGATLMRVMFHSSRGMRVRSSGGNKNSGGAILLIILVAGAGLMIIGWIGQLFGRLMQSAVSRQREFLADASAVQFTRNPEGIASALRRIATISSNRMDRDGVAEMSHMFFASALDSMFATHPPLAERIARIERRPVAEVAAELKGGRMTPSRPSPEALAEFGGARASSPTGTDASAGDEGVHPASPLVSALASSARGRAPIEHASGVIGSVEPQAIEFARAVRARLPAGVVNAAHEPFDARSVIAALLLSDEPGVRQRQIDLLRRPGCEGMAELTLRLAPTIDRIPRDLRLPLVDLCVPSLRQLSASQEKVLAEAVRDLIAVDQQLNLFEWATRAVLRRAFEPFREPAGGGARLAQSLPALAQLLGTLAWSGARDAESANAAFMAGYIAAGIPAPPLPSRESCTLDRLDAAIKELAGLRAVDRDLVVSAATECVASDEVVTVSEAEVLRAAVALLGAPMPPVLPITERA
- the lpdA gene encoding dihydrolipoyl dehydrogenase — protein: MASARHYDLLVIGSGPGGYVGAIRAAQLGMKVACVERDKLGGVCLNWGCIPTKALLHNAELYTEAITHGKEWGLEIKPDAVKVDWERVIGRSRGITTQISGGVAFLFKKNKIDHLIGHAKVLSGKSASGPCKVQISKATGHYYGGTGEGAGETVTADRILIATGASPRQLPGSPSDGTTIISSYEAMNLPKRPASMVIVGSGAIGMEFAYFYNAFGTKVTVVEMMDRILPVEDDDISAAAKRVFEKQGMTFHLGTTVKSVEKKKGGATVTLVDAKDASKSQKIEAEVVLVAIGVKGRYDGLFDASLGIRIEKDHIWTDYREKKEPTYQTSVAGIYAIGDVIGPPWLAHVASEEAVTAVERMAGHHTLGIDYASIPGCTYCNPQIASVGLTERDAKAKGLKLKIGKYTLKAHGKAIAVGANEGFVKIVASEPYGEILGAHIFGEDASELIHEICLARRLEATAEDIISTLHAHPTMAESIHEAALGIEGRMIHA
- the gmk gene encoding guanylate kinase; this encodes MSRAGLLLVISGPSGVGKTTIVREIVRRFDGYFSVSATTRPKSDIERDGVDYWFIDQATFQKWIDTGRFLEHAQVFGRHWYGTPAEPVDQAVAQGRIAVLDIDVQGAESVRQKRPAAFSVFILPPSEAELRRRLESRRRDDAAAIERRFAEATHEMARARREGTYDAFVVNDDLAAAVDAVEHLVRDRLGAGDREASASPTGPDSTRG